One window of Microcoleus vaginatus PCC 9802 genomic DNA carries:
- a CDS encoding tetratricopeptide repeat-containing protein: MGNLRNVYTSLGNSVKAIEYHQQSLTIARNVHNCQNWRSQHD; encoded by the coding sequence TTGGGTAATCTGCGAAATGTTTACACTTCCCTGGGCAACTCGGTCAAGGCGATCGAGTACCATCAGCAGTCATTGACCATCGCCCGTAACGTTCATAACTGCCAAAACTGGAGATCCCAACATGATTAG